Proteins found in one Cobetia sp. L2A1 genomic segment:
- the kdsA gene encoding 3-deoxy-8-phosphooctulonate synthase: MSNESMINEQRVIEFAGLKVANDRPMTLFGGMNVLESRELALEVAEQYVEVTTRLGMPYVFKASFDKANRSSMHSYRGPGMEKGLEILAEIKSRFGVPIITDVHAPEQAAAVAEVADVIQLPAFLARQTDLVVAMARTGAVINIKKPQFLAPHEMRHIVAKCGEAGNDRILLCERGSSFGYNNLVVDMLGMAEMKETGLPVLFDVTHSLQRPGGRADSAGGRREQVFDLARSGVALGLAGLFLEAHPDPDNAKCDGPCALPLDQLEPFLRQLQSLDALVKGFAPLDIR, encoded by the coding sequence ATGAGCAACGAGTCGATGATTAATGAGCAGCGCGTGATCGAGTTTGCGGGTCTCAAGGTTGCCAATGACCGTCCGATGACGCTGTTCGGCGGCATGAATGTACTGGAATCCCGCGAACTCGCGCTCGAAGTGGCCGAGCAATATGTCGAGGTGACCACTCGCCTTGGCATGCCTTATGTCTTCAAGGCCAGCTTTGACAAGGCCAATCGCAGCTCCATGCACTCCTACCGCGGGCCGGGTATGGAGAAGGGTCTCGAGATTCTGGCGGAGATCAAGTCACGCTTTGGCGTGCCGATCATCACAGATGTGCACGCGCCGGAGCAGGCAGCAGCCGTCGCAGAAGTGGCTGATGTCATTCAGCTGCCAGCCTTCCTCGCGCGTCAGACCGACCTGGTCGTCGCCATGGCGCGCACCGGTGCAGTGATCAATATCAAGAAACCGCAGTTTCTGGCGCCCCATGAAATGCGCCATATCGTCGCCAAGTGTGGTGAGGCGGGCAATGACCGAATTCTGCTCTGCGAGCGTGGCTCCAGCTTCGGGTACAACAACCTGGTGGTCGACATGCTCGGCATGGCTGAGATGAAGGAGACTGGCTTGCCGGTCTTGTTTGATGTCACTCACTCATTGCAGCGTCCGGGTGGGCGTGCGGATTCAGCTGGCGGTCGACGAGAACAGGTCTTTGATCTGGCGCGCTCTGGTGTGGCGCTGGGACTGGCAGGTCTGTTTCTTGAGGCACATCCAGATCCGGACAATGCCAAGTGTGACGGACCTTGCGCACTGCCGCTTGATCAGCTCGAACCCTTTCTGCGCCAGCTGCAATCGCTGGATGCATTGGTGAAGGGCTTCGCGCCGCTGGATATTCGCTAA
- a CDS encoding CTP synthase, whose protein sequence is MTRFIFVTGGVVSSLGKGIASASLAAILEARGLKVTILKLDPYINVDPGTMSPFQHGEVFVTEDGAETDLDLGHYERFIRSRMTQSNNFTAGRVYEHVLRKERRGDYLGGTVQVIPHITDEIKRRVFAGGEGYDVALVEIGGTVGDIESLPFLEAIRQMRAQLGAERAIFMHLTLVPYIKTAGETKTKPTQHSVKELRSIGIQPDILICRSEVEIEESERRKISLFTNVEERAVVSLQDADTIYRIPLMLHEAGLDQIVCDKFRLEAKEADMSEWIAVLDAKLNPLKTINIAMVGKYMELLDAYKSLNEALIHAGIQGRVKVNVDFIDSEEIERNGTDRLVGKDAVLVPGGFGERGVEGKIATARFARENKVPYLGICLGMQVAVIEFARNVAGWSDANSTEFTHDTQHPVVGLITEWLTPEGKIETRDAASDMGGTMRLGGQACRLLNGSKAHQAYGSDEIIERHRHRYEVNDQFVSALEEKGLIFSGRSVDNSLVEMVELPDHPWFVACQFHPEFTSTPRDGHPLFTGFVNAALNHKAARTRGE, encoded by the coding sequence ATGACACGATTTATCTTCGTGACGGGCGGCGTTGTGTCCTCGCTTGGCAAGGGCATTGCTTCCGCTTCGCTGGCGGCTATTCTCGAGGCCCGTGGCCTCAAGGTCACCATTCTTAAGCTGGATCCGTACATCAACGTCGATCCGGGCACCATGAGCCCGTTCCAGCACGGCGAAGTCTTTGTCACCGAGGATGGCGCGGAAACAGACTTGGACCTTGGTCACTATGAGCGTTTCATCCGCTCGCGTATGACCCAGAGCAACAACTTCACTGCGGGTCGTGTCTATGAGCACGTGCTGCGTAAAGAACGCCGTGGTGACTATCTCGGTGGAACCGTGCAGGTCATTCCGCACATCACCGATGAGATCAAGCGTCGTGTGTTCGCTGGCGGCGAAGGTTATGACGTGGCACTGGTCGAGATTGGTGGCACCGTCGGTGATATCGAATCCCTGCCGTTCCTCGAAGCCATTCGCCAGATGCGTGCCCAGTTGGGTGCCGAACGCGCCATCTTCATGCACCTGACATTGGTGCCGTACATCAAGACGGCAGGTGAGACCAAGACCAAGCCGACCCAGCACAGCGTCAAGGAGCTGCGCTCCATCGGTATCCAGCCGGATATCCTGATCTGCCGCAGTGAGGTGGAGATTGAGGAAAGTGAGCGTCGCAAGATCTCATTGTTCACCAACGTCGAAGAGCGTGCTGTCGTGTCGCTGCAGGATGCCGACACCATCTACCGAATTCCGTTGATGCTGCACGAAGCCGGCCTTGATCAGATCGTCTGCGACAAGTTCCGCCTGGAGGCCAAAGAGGCCGACATGTCCGAGTGGATCGCGGTGCTCGACGCCAAGCTCAACCCGCTCAAGACCATCAACATCGCGATGGTCGGCAAGTACATGGAGCTGCTCGACGCTTACAAGTCACTGAACGAGGCGCTGATTCATGCCGGTATTCAGGGGCGCGTGAAGGTCAACGTCGACTTCATCGATTCTGAAGAGATTGAGCGCAACGGTACTGATCGTCTGGTGGGTAAAGATGCAGTGCTGGTGCCGGGCGGCTTCGGTGAGCGTGGCGTGGAAGGCAAGATTGCCACTGCGCGTTTCGCCCGTGAGAACAAGGTGCCGTATCTGGGTATCTGTCTGGGCATGCAGGTGGCGGTCATCGAATTTGCGCGCAACGTCGCAGGTTGGAGCGATGCCAACTCCACCGAATTTACCCACGATACCCAACACCCGGTGGTGGGTCTGATCACTGAATGGCTGACGCCGGAAGGCAAGATCGAGACTCGCGATGCGGCGTCTGATATGGGCGGTACCATGCGTCTGGGTGGTCAGGCATGTCGTCTACTCAATGGCTCCAAGGCACACCAGGCATACGGTAGTGACGAGATCATCGAACGCCATCGTCACCGCTATGAAGTCAACGACCAGTTCGTGTCGGCGCTGGAAGAGAAGGGTCTTATCTTCTCAGGTCGCAGTGTTGATAACTCGCTGGTCGAGATGGTTGAGCTGCCGGATCATCCGTGGTTCGTGGCCTGTCAGTTCCATCCGGAGTTCACCTCCACGCCGCGTGATGGCCACCCGCTGTTCACTGGTTTCGTGAACGCGGCGCTGAATCATAAGGCCGCACGTACTCGCGGCGAGTGA
- a CDS encoding FAD-dependent oxidoreductase, whose amino-acid sequence MANQLANDFQFLDVGRQDPQKKDARVRAREFNEIYTEFKPVEAASQAHRCLECGNPYCEWKCPVHNYIPNWLKLVAEGNILEAAELSHQTNSLPEVCGRVCPQDRLCEGDCTLNDGFGAVTIGSVEKYITDTAFAMGWRPDMSKVSWTDKRVAIIGAGPAGLGAADILVRNGVRPVIYDRHPEIGGLLTFGIPEFKLEKGVMTQRREIFEEMGMEFRLNIEVGRDIGFDAMLEEYDAVFLGMGTYNAMSGGFPGESLPGVHKALDFLIANVNHCLGFEKDPADYVSMEGKKVVVLGGGDTAMDCNRTSIRQSADTVTCAYRRDEANMPGSRREVTNAREEGVDFLFNRQPVAVVGEGKVEGVKVVRTRMGEPDANGRQRPEVVPGSEEILPADAVIVAFGFQASPAPWFTDFDIGVDERGRIATSAERLAFQTTNLKVFAGGDMVRGSDLVVTAIDEGRRAAEGILDYLEV is encoded by the coding sequence ATGGCTAATCAGCTCGCCAACGACTTCCAGTTCCTGGATGTGGGTCGCCAGGACCCGCAGAAGAAAGACGCCCGCGTGCGTGCGCGTGAGTTCAATGAGATCTATACCGAATTCAAGCCGGTAGAGGCTGCCAGCCAGGCACATCGTTGCCTGGAATGTGGCAATCCCTACTGTGAGTGGAAGTGTCCGGTTCACAACTACATCCCCAATTGGCTGAAGCTGGTCGCTGAGGGCAATATCCTCGAAGCTGCCGAGTTATCGCATCAGACCAACTCGCTGCCGGAAGTCTGTGGTCGTGTCTGCCCGCAGGATCGTCTGTGCGAGGGTGACTGCACTCTGAATGACGGCTTCGGTGCCGTCACGATTGGCTCGGTCGAGAAATACATTACCGACACTGCCTTCGCGATGGGCTGGCGCCCAGACATGTCCAAGGTCAGCTGGACTGACAAACGCGTCGCCATCATCGGAGCGGGTCCGGCTGGTCTGGGCGCTGCGGACATTCTGGTACGCAATGGCGTGCGTCCGGTGATCTATGATCGTCATCCGGAAATCGGTGGCCTGCTGACCTTCGGTATTCCTGAGTTCAAGCTCGAGAAGGGCGTAATGACTCAGCGACGTGAGATCTTCGAAGAGATGGGAATGGAGTTTCGTCTCAACATCGAGGTTGGGCGCGATATCGGATTCGATGCGATGCTGGAAGAATACGATGCCGTCTTCCTCGGCATGGGCACCTACAACGCCATGAGCGGTGGCTTCCCGGGCGAGAGTCTACCGGGTGTGCACAAGGCGCTCGACTTTCTGATCGCCAACGTCAATCACTGCCTGGGCTTCGAGAAGGACCCCGCGGATTACGTCTCCATGGAAGGCAAGAAGGTCGTGGTGCTCGGCGGTGGTGATACTGCGATGGACTGCAACCGTACCTCCATCCGTCAGAGTGCGGACACCGTGACCTGTGCCTATCGTCGCGATGAGGCCAATATGCCCGGTTCACGTCGTGAGGTGACCAATGCTCGCGAAGAGGGCGTCGACTTCCTGTTCAATCGTCAGCCGGTCGCGGTCGTCGGTGAAGGCAAGGTTGAGGGCGTCAAGGTTGTGCGGACTCGCATGGGTGAGCCGGATGCCAATGGGCGTCAGCGCCCTGAGGTGGTGCCGGGTTCCGAGGAGATTCTGCCGGCTGATGCTGTCATCGTGGCCTTCGGTTTCCAGGCAAGTCCGGCACCGTGGTTCACCGATTTCGATATCGGCGTTGATGAGCGTGGTCGGATCGCGACCAGTGCCGAACGTTTGGCGTTCCAGACCACCAATCTCAAGGTGTTCGCCGGTGGCGACATGGTGCGTGGCTCCGACCTGGTGGTCACTGCCATCGATGAAGGGCGACGTGCGGCAGAGGGGATTCTCGACTATCTCGAAGTGTGA